The following are encoded together in the Macadamia integrifolia cultivar HAES 741 chromosome 10, SCU_Mint_v3, whole genome shotgun sequence genome:
- the LOC122090558 gene encoding pectinesterase inhibitor 6-like, with product MLALSNFNKVEAMNVSFLPSFLPSLIPSLRSPPYPIMTGIRVSVVFLLLTCLTWRAVAWSNKEGDDYVKEACNVTHYQDLCIHSLSPFSNSAKRDPQKWARAAVSVTVGEAKMVTQYLTNQKKDRFLRGNKERLMALSDCIECFQDSLDNLHKSLGELRSLNSSTFDGQMENVETWMSAALTGEDTCLDGFNGCKGKEVKYLCNEVLNVTYLTSNALALVDKLASVGAVAFTGP from the coding sequence ATGCTTGCTCTTTCTAACTTCAACAAAGTAGAAGCAATGAATGtctctttccttccttccttccttccttccttaaTTCCTTCCCTTAGGTCTCCCCCGTATCCTATAATGACAGGTATAAGAGTTTCTGTAGTTTTCTTACTCCTCACCTGTTTGACATGGCGAGCCGTAGCTTGGTCCAATAAAGAAGGAGATGACTATGTCAAAGAAGCATGTAATGTGACCCATTACCAAGATCTCTGCATCCATTCACTATCACCCTTTTCTAACTCAGCCAAAAGAGACCCTCAAAAATGGGCACGAGCTGCTGTATCAGTCACAGTGGGTGAGGCTAAGATGGTCACTCAGTATTTAACCAACCAGAAGAAAGATAGGTTTCTAAGAGGGAATAAAGAGAGATTAATGGCTCTCTCAGACTGCATTGAATGCTTTCAGGACTCTCTGGATAATCTTCACAAATCACTTGGAGAGCTAAGGAGCTTGAATTCCAGTACCTTCGATGGGCAGATGGAGAATGTTGAGACATGGATGAGTGCTGCTTTGACTGGGGAGGATACCTGCTTGGATGGCTTCAATGGTTGTAAAGGGAAGGAAGTGAAATATCTCTGCAATGAGGTTTTGAATGTCACTTACTTGACAAGTAATGCATTGGCTTTAGTGGACAAGCTCGCATCGGTTGGTGCAGTGGCCTTTACTGGTCCATAA
- the LOC122090975 gene encoding peter Pan-like protein: MARFPNKKRKVFIKPVVKKPSVDHVTGDKIPKSFVFSRGKLPSSLKKLQMDLRKLMLPNTALKLKEKKRNNLKDFLNVAGPMGVTHFLMLSKTDTAAYLRVARTPQGPTLTFKIHEYSLAADVAQSQLRPRCPPELFKNSPLIVLSGFGTGDQHLKLTTIMFQNIFPAIDINTVKLGSCQRIVLLNYNKETKLIDFRHYSIRLQPVGVSRRLRKFVLNHQAPDLKSLQDVSDFVTRAGYGSESEGDEEAATVSLPNDLGRVNRASTKSAVKLQEIGPRMTLQIMKVEEGLCTGGVIFSEYGSGGVAKKEENQEVHED, encoded by the exons ATGGCCCGCTTCCCAAAT aaaaagaggaaggtgttcATTAAGCCGGTTGTAAAGAAACCCAGCGTTGATCATGTCACGGGAGATAAAATCCCCAAGAGCTTTGTGTTTTCAAGAGGAAAGCTGCCGAGTTCTCTGAAAAAGCTGCAAATGGACTTAAGAAAGTTGATGCTCCCCAATACTGCACTTAAGCTAAAG GAAAAGAAACGGAATAATCTTAAGGATTTTTTGAACGTTGCTGGGCCAATGGGTGTTACTCATTTCCTTATGTTATCAAAAACAGATACAGCAGCCTATCTGAGGGTTGCAAGGACCCCCCAAGGCCCTACCCTTACATTCAAAATACATGAGTATTCATTGGCAGCTGATGTTGCTCAATCTCAGTTGCGTCCTAGATGCCCTCCAGAACTTTTCAAGAACTCTCCTCTG ATTGTCCTTTCTGGTTTTGGGACTGGAGATCAACATCTAAAGCTCACAACTATTATGTTTCAAAACATATTTCCAGCCATTGATATCAATACT GTTAAACTTGGTTCATGCCAAAGAATTGTGTTACTTAACTATAATAAAGAGACGAAGCTTATTGATTTTCGGCATTATTCCATCAGATTACAGCCTGTCGGTGTCTCTCGTAGACTTAGAAAATTTGTACTGAACCATCAGGCACCAGATTTGAAGAGCCTACAGGATGTCAGCGACTTTGTGACTAG GGCAGGTTATGGGTCAGAAAgtgaaggagatgaagaagcagCAACAGTGAGTCTACCAAATGATCTTGGTAGAGTTAATAGAGCTTCAACAAAAAGTGCTGTCAAGCTTCAAGAGATTGGACCTAGGATGACTCTTCAAATTATGAAAGTTGAGGAAGGATTGTGTACTGGTGGAGTCATCTTCAGTGAATACG GAAGTGGAGGGGTTgcaaaaaaggaggaaaatcaAGAAGTCCATGAAGATTAG
- the LOC122091182 gene encoding mitochondrial zinc maintenance protein 1, mitochondrial-like — protein sequence MGGGRGEVLNAYRVLLRATRKSFAGDTLMLNESAIEVRKKFEENRNVKSEAEIKKLLDDARDASDFITNMIVQAKLNPSGGGYAIKPGKEHAGATLEIPSEEILRKSV from the exons atgggaggaggaagaggagaagtaCTGAACGCATACAGAGTGTTGCTTCGAGCGACGCGGAAATCATTCGCTGGTGACACTCTGATGTTAAACGAGTCAGCAATCGAGGTCAGGAAGAAATTCGAGGAGAATCGGAACGTTAAATCCGAAGCTGAGATAAAAAAGCTCCTTGACGACGCTCGCGATGCTTCAGATTTCATCACCAACATGATCGTCCAGGCCAAACTCAACCCTTCCGGTGGCGGTTACG CGATAAAGCCTGGTAAAGAGCATGCTGGAGCAACATTAGAGATTCCTTCTGAGGAGATTCTTCGAAAATCTGTATGA
- the LOC122091761 gene encoding uncharacterized protein LOC122091761 isoform X1: MTHKSSLNSRYALESCTFQFHSWRPFQSQNLSKTLEPDLKPSSITPNGVVHSKRPCLSDRATGFSIDNLDMSKLRLLEDERMPRAPHKRDSFGWIARKRRRRGSRSVSGRSSDKSGTRRCCSVGASAAYATCSDFPIAAGTDSSGELFVNNGDASWASDVSEANKHSRRDGTGKDIGIGEKDNLGSVSLQAGIFESQGNESGYGSEPGYRGDAEFGYGDELDEEEDDGRILFWGNRFGDTDRNMEMVGENTFSEQKAYHRCRRKKHDWRVTDLLR, translated from the exons ATGACACACAAATCCTCCCTGAATTCACGCTATGCCCTTGAGTCCTGCACTTTCCAGTTCCACAGTTGGAGACCCTTTCAGTCCCAAAACCTTTCCAAAACCCTTGAACCCGATCTCAAACCCTCCTCCATTACCCCCAATGGCGTCGTTCATAGCAAGAGGCCTTGCCTGTCTGACCGCGCAACCGGTTTCTCGATCGACAACCTAGATATGTCCAAGCTGCGGTTATTGGAAGATGAGAGGATGCCCAGGGCTCCTCACAAGAGAGACAGCTTCGGCTGGATTGCCCGGAAGCGGAGGCGGCGTGGCTCTCGATCTGTTTCCGGCCGGAGTAGTGATAAGAGTGGGACCCGTCGATGCTGCTCGGTTGGGGCTTCTGCAGCTTACGCTACTTGCTCCGATTTCCCTATTGCTGCTGGCACGGATTCAAGTGGGGAGTTGTTCGTGAATAATGGGGATGCTAGTTGGGCGTCGGATGTTAGTGAGGCTAATAAGCATTCCAGAAGGGATGGGACTGGGAAGGATATTGGGATTGGAGAGAAGGACAATTTGGGTTCTGTGTCTTTGCAAGCTGGGATTTTTGAATCTCAAGGAAACGAATCCGGTTATGGGAGTGAACCAGGTTACAGAGGGGATGCAGAGTTCGGCTACGGTGATGAGCTCGACGAGGAAGAGGACGACGGCCGGATTTTGTTTTGGGGAAATCGATTCGGTG ATACTGATCGTAATATGGAGATGGTTGGGGAGAACACATTTTCAGAGCAAAAAGCTTATCACAGGTGTAGGCGTAAGAAGCATGATTGGAGGGTGACTGATCTGCTAAGGTGA
- the LOC122091761 gene encoding uncharacterized protein LOC122091761 isoform X2, whose product MTHKSSLNSRYALESCTFQFHSWRPFQSQNLSKTLEPDLKPSSITPNGVVHSKRPCLSDRATGFSIDNLDMSKLRLLEDERMPRAPHKRDSFGWIARKRRRRGSRSVSGRSSDKSGTRRCCSVGASAAYATCSDFPIAAGTDSSGELFVNNGDASWASDVSEANKHSRRDGTGKDIGIGEKDNLGSVSLQAGIFESQGNESGYGSEPGYRGDAEFGYGDELDEEEDDGRILFWGNRFGGT is encoded by the coding sequence ATGACACACAAATCCTCCCTGAATTCACGCTATGCCCTTGAGTCCTGCACTTTCCAGTTCCACAGTTGGAGACCCTTTCAGTCCCAAAACCTTTCCAAAACCCTTGAACCCGATCTCAAACCCTCCTCCATTACCCCCAATGGCGTCGTTCATAGCAAGAGGCCTTGCCTGTCTGACCGCGCAACCGGTTTCTCGATCGACAACCTAGATATGTCCAAGCTGCGGTTATTGGAAGATGAGAGGATGCCCAGGGCTCCTCACAAGAGAGACAGCTTCGGCTGGATTGCCCGGAAGCGGAGGCGGCGTGGCTCTCGATCTGTTTCCGGCCGGAGTAGTGATAAGAGTGGGACCCGTCGATGCTGCTCGGTTGGGGCTTCTGCAGCTTACGCTACTTGCTCCGATTTCCCTATTGCTGCTGGCACGGATTCAAGTGGGGAGTTGTTCGTGAATAATGGGGATGCTAGTTGGGCGTCGGATGTTAGTGAGGCTAATAAGCATTCCAGAAGGGATGGGACTGGGAAGGATATTGGGATTGGAGAGAAGGACAATTTGGGTTCTGTGTCTTTGCAAGCTGGGATTTTTGAATCTCAAGGAAACGAATCCGGTTATGGGAGTGAACCAGGTTACAGAGGGGATGCAGAGTTCGGCTACGGTGATGAGCTCGACGAGGAAGAGGACGACGGCCGGATTTTGTTTTGGGGAAATCGATTCGGTGGTACTTAA